A single genomic interval of Labrus bergylta chromosome 18, fLabBer1.1, whole genome shotgun sequence harbors:
- the LOC109996190 gene encoding uncharacterized protein, producing MEEEGQLRSLMFLIPYLLLKRRRDINDLNIQRRNEIQRRIRHRQYFFQRQRRMMMMMLAGGIRSNVHIRTRPWTTTASTDWWERTVMTEFEPSDWLDKFRMSRQTFFYLCEKLKPRLARQDTSFRLALPVEKRVAVALWRLASNVEYRTISTLFGVGKSTVCRCVRDMCHAIVALLSSLYLRPPCEQELEDSAELFLSNWGFPHCVAAVSTLHTAIITPSNNASDYANPAGWLSVMSQVAVNGRGQFWDVCASFPGGTDPTDILQNSSLWATAAEGGLSPATPPIFMGKPLRYVLLGEPCYPLQDWLMKAYPEERGRRANQTALTQQQRLFNRQLTTAMRVPEEALLRLRARWQCLSKRNDCGLDVVPTMILACCILHNMCESHGDPFKAEWQEEVVSAESPQPSHKHLLSTSMDDGPAEEVRQLFCDYFEQLNT from the exons atggaggaggagggacagctGCGGTCCTTGATGTTCCTCATACCTTACCTGCTGCTGAAGCGCAGAAGAGACATAAACGATTTAAACATTCAGAGGCGCAATGAGATCCAGAGGCGCATTAGACATCGTCAGTACTTCTtccagagacagaggaggatgatgatg ATGATGTTAGCTGGAGGCATCCGCTCCAATGTCCACATCCGCACACGTCCCTGGACCACTACTGCAAGCACTGACTGGTGGGAGCGTACAGTGATGACTGAATTTGAGCCGTCTGATTGGCTGGATAAGTTTAGGATGAGTCGGCAGACATTCTTTTACCTGTGTGAGAAGCTTAAGCCTCGACTAGCTCGCCAGGACACCAGTTTCCGCCTGGCGCTGCCGGTGGAGAAACGAGTAGCTGTGGCTCTGTGGCGTCTGGCGTCCAACGTCGAATACCGTACCATCAGCACTCTGTTTGGTGTGGGGAAGTCcactgtgtgcaggtgtgtCCGAGACATGTGTCACGCCATTGTGGCGCTCCTCAGCTCCCTCTATTTGCGGCCTCCCTGTGAGCAGGAGCTGGAGGACTCAGCCGAGCTCTTCCTTTCCAATTGGGGCTTTCCTCATTGTGTTGCTGCCGTATCAACACTTCATACAGCTATCATCACCCCATCAAACAACGCCTCTGACTATGCCAATCCGGCCGGCTGGCTCTCCGTGATGTCACAG GTGGCTGTTAACGGGCGGGGGCAGTTCTGGGATGTATGTGCAAGTTTCCCAGGTGGGACAGACCCAACTGACATCTTACAAAACTCCTCGTTGTGGGCCACAGCTGCAGAGGGCGGCCTGTCACCTGCCACACCGCCCATCTTCATGGGAAAACCACTCAG GTATGTGCTGCTGGGGGAGCCCTGTTATCCTCTCCAGGACTGGCTAATGAAGGCTTACCCTGAGGAAAGGGGTCGGCGGGCTAATCAAACAGCACTGACTCAGCAACAGCGACTCTTCAACAGGCAGCTCACCACAGCAATGCGTGTGCCTGAGGAGGCACTGCTGAGGCTGAGGGCACGCTGGCAGTGTCTGAGCAAGAGGAACGACTGTGGCCTGGATGTGGTGCCCACAATGATCCTAGCCTGCTGCATCCTGCACAACATGTGTGAGTCCCACGGAGACCCCTTCAAGGCAGAGTGGCAGGAGGAGGTGGTGTCTGCTGAGAGCCCTCAGCCCAGCCACAAGCATCTCCTCTCGACCAGTATGGACGACGGTCCTGCTGAGGAGGTGCGACAGCTATTCTGCGACTACTTTGAACAGCTGAATACCTAA